A portion of the Chryseobacterium tructae genome contains these proteins:
- a CDS encoding T9SS type A sorting domain-containing protein, with protein sequence MGMSVIHSADDKSSKGILLGGYTQAEGRIEKDDETFWMLYLDGNGNEQWRKHVSGESRQQEERLSDLKLNRDGSIILAGTSGKELGKENWKIVKLGDKQVNDLIEKYDIKIYPNPVSDYAYVEIGFDFKEADIMLYDMSGRQLQNFKTKNRVTKINTQALVQGAYLVTIKTDNNKTASAKLIKK encoded by the coding sequence ATGGGAATGAGTGTGATTCATTCAGCGGATGACAAATCCTCAAAAGGAATTTTGTTAGGCGGTTATACCCAGGCAGAAGGAAGAATAGAAAAAGATGATGAGACCTTCTGGATGCTGTATCTGGATGGAAACGGAAACGAACAATGGCGAAAACACGTGAGTGGAGAATCCAGACAGCAAGAAGAAAGACTTTCAGATTTGAAACTCAATAGAGATGGTTCTATCATTTTAGCTGGAACCAGTGGAAAAGAATTAGGTAAAGAAAACTGGAAGATTGTGAAACTGGGAGACAAGCAGGTAAACGATCTGATCGAAAAATATGACATCAAGATCTATCCGAATCCGGTATCTGATTACGCGTATGTAGAAATTGGCTTTGACTTTAAGGAAGCTGATATTATGCTGTATGATATGAGCGGAAGACAGCTTCAGAACTTCAAAACAAAGAACAGAGTGACTAAGATAAATACCCAAGCCTTGGTACAGGGAGCTTATTTAGTGACCATAAAAACGGATAATAATAAAACAGCGAGTGCAAAGCTGATTAAAAAATAA
- the hisIE gene encoding bifunctional phosphoribosyl-AMP cyclohydrolase/phosphoribosyl-ATP diphosphatase HisIE, producing MNIDFNKDNGLVPVVIQDDRTLQVLMLGYMNEEAFEKTKKEKVVTFFSRSKNRLWTKGEESGNFLTVKNIAIDCDQDTVLIKAVPTNVVCHTGSFSCFGGKEAKGFLYELEETISQRIDGKVDGSYTYSLYQRGMNKMAQKVGEEAVELVIEAKDDNELLFKNEAADLLYHLLILLKAKGFSLEEIEDVLQSRNQ from the coding sequence ATGAATATTGATTTTAATAAAGATAATGGTCTAGTTCCCGTAGTGATTCAGGACGACCGAACCTTGCAGGTTTTAATGCTGGGCTATATGAATGAAGAAGCTTTTGAGAAAACAAAAAAAGAAAAAGTGGTGACATTTTTCAGCCGTTCTAAAAATAGGCTTTGGACAAAAGGAGAAGAATCCGGTAATTTTTTAACAGTGAAAAATATAGCTATAGATTGTGATCAGGATACAGTACTGATTAAAGCCGTTCCCACTAATGTAGTATGTCACACAGGAAGTTTCAGTTGTTTTGGTGGCAAGGAGGCAAAAGGGTTTTTATATGAACTGGAAGAGACAATATCTCAAAGGATTGATGGTAAAGTTGATGGATCTTATACCTACTCACTTTATCAGAGAGGAATGAATAAAATGGCTCAAAAAGTAGGCGAGGAAGCGGTAGAGCTGGTTATTGAAGCGAAGGATGATAATGAATTGCTCTTTAAAAATGAAGCAGCAGATCTCTTATATCACTTACTCATCTTACTAAAAGCAAAAGGATTTTCGTTGGAAGAAATTGAAGATGTTCTCCAAAGCAGAAATCAATAA